The Aneurinibacillus sp. REN35 genomic interval ATAAAGATTATGTCTTTTTGTTCACCTCTCGATGCTGCAAGACGCAAAAAGTCCTTTTCCCGTTGTTATTCTTCCTCATCTTCCCCAACTTCAACCATTCGGTCTTGCTCAATATAGACCAATTCGCCGGCCGTCCATTCCACCTGACCACTTGTTAGGTTCGTAATAAGATGCTTTAGCGGCTCTTCCTTACCTTCTTCCTCCCCTACAGTCACTGTTACCTTATCCAAATATTGAATCCCAACAATGCTGTACTGCTGGGCGTTCAGCTCATTCTCTACTTTACCGAGATGCGTATAATCGAATGAAAAATGATGCTCACGCGTCAAGATCCGTTCTACTACTCCGGCGGCACGTACACCTGCACTTGCGGATTTGCCGTATGCGCGGATCAGACCGCCTGCCCCAAGCTTAATCCCGCCAAAATAACGAGTAACAACCACAGCCGTATCCTTAAGCCCTTTCTTCTTTATTACTTCAAGGATGGGCTTGCCCGCCGTACCGCTCGGCTCTCCGTCATCGTCCATCTTCTGGAATTGATCATTCTCGCCTACGATATAAGCCGAGCAGTTATGTGTAGCATCCCAATGCTTCTTCTTAATTTCTTGTATGAAGGCAACCGCGTCCTCCGGCGTCTCCACCCGCTTTACATAACTAATAAAACGGGAACGATTAATCTCAATCTCTGTACTTCCCATTGGACGTACGGTCAAATATCGCTGCAGCATCTATATGTCATCCTTTCTCTTCGTTTTCTATATCTTATCCGGTTCCTTTCGTACCGCCTGGACATGGCCTATTATTGTAAACAACATGTTTGAAGGCGGATAAACATAGACCTCTTTTTGTTTTACAGGATATAATAAGGTAACTATTATGATATCACAGGCAAGGTTGGTGTACGATGACATGGATGCTGCTTGACGGATTGAATCCGTCACCATTTTTGCTTGCTGCTGCTCCAACTGGAGGAGCCTCCTCTTTTTGGCAGACGATTGAGCCCTATCTTACGTTTTTATTTTCACTTTCTGTATTTTTGATTGCGTTTCTGATCGTGCTCGAAAATCGGAATCCTTCTCGGACAGTGGCTTGGCTTATTATCTTGAACTTCCTTCCCATTGTCGGATTTATTTTTTATATATTGCTGGGTCGAAATGTACGTAAGCGCAAGCTGTTTCGCAACAAATTCATCAGCAACGCAGAGGTTCTGAAGAAATTGGAGCGGGTACCTGTCGGAATGCTTGATGAGAACGATTTCTGGCAGTACCCCCACCTTGCTTCCAAGCGGCGGCTATTGAACCTAATGGTGAATGTCGCCCAGTCCCCGTTCACATACAAAAATCGAAGCAAGGTGCTGACCAACGGGGATGAGACGTTTCGTCAGATGATACAGGATATGTCTGAAGCAAAGGATCATATCCACTTTCAATTCTATATTATTCGCCATGATACAACCGGGCAGCAATTTAAGCAGGTTCTCATGGACAAAGCACGAGAAGGCGTGAAGGTTCGCGTCATTTATGATGGGGTGGGCAGCGTTCGGCTCGATAAGC includes:
- a CDS encoding YigZ family protein — encoded protein: MLQRYLTVRPMGSTEIEINRSRFISYVKRVETPEDAVAFIQEIKKKHWDATHNCSAYIVGENDQFQKMDDDGEPSGTAGKPILEVIKKKGLKDTAVVVTRYFGGIKLGAGGLIRAYGKSASAGVRAAGVVERILTREHHFSFDYTHLGKVENELNAQQYSIVGIQYLDKVTVTVGEEEGKEEPLKHLITNLTSGQVEWTAGELVYIEQDRMVEVGEDEEE